TGCTTGTAGAGGATCGGGGTGCAGACCGCGATCACCTTGGCCAGCACGAGGAAGACCAGCGCGATCACCACCCGGCGTTTGACCCATGTCTGCCCCTCGGGCCAGAGGTAGGGGCCCACGCGGCGGATGGTGCGCCAGCCAGAGCGGCGCTCTGCCTGCGCGATGTCGGGGGTTGGCTGGTCGGTCATGGGCGCTCCGGTCTCGGGGTCCCTACCTAGGGCGCCGGGACGGGGAACGCCAGTGCGGCAGCGCACAGAGCGGTGGCAGGTGCTGCGCGCCCTGCCCCGAACCGGGGAGCCGGCGTCACTCTGTCCGGGTTTCGGGCAGGTCGAACAGCTGGCCGGGATAAATCAGGTCCGGGTCCCGGATGCGGTCGCGGTTTGCCTCGTAGATGCGTACGTAGTCCAGTCCGTCGCCGTAGCGGCCCTTCGAGATGCCCCACAGCGTGTTGCCGGGCTGCACGATCACCGAAGTGATCGGCCCCTGCGCCAGCGCGGTCGCGGCCTCCAGCGCCTCGGCGCTTTCGCGCAGGAAGGGGCTTTCGACGCGGGCGGTCACGCCGCCCTGCGCGTCCAGCTGGTCCACGCGCAGCGTGTAGGTGCCGGTGTCGATCTCGGGCAGGACGACGCGCCAGCGCCCGTCCTCGCGGATGCGCGAGGTCGAGACAGGCGTATTGTCGAGATAAACGCGCACGAAACCGGTATCCTCGCCGCGCCCGGACAGCAGCACGTCGCCCTCCGCATCGTAGCTGATCGAGTCGAGCGCCACGTCCCCCGGCGACAGCGGCGCGGTCTGAAGCGCCTCGACCCCGCGCGGGCCAGAGACCAGAACGGTCGGCCCGTCCGAGGGGGCCCCGGGCGCGGCGGCGGCGGCGGTCTGGCTGCGCGCGTCTATGAGGGGATCGTGCGGCAGGGCGCCAAGAGCGGCGGTCTCTTCGGCCCCGGGCACATGGGGGGCATCGGGATCGGCGCTGGCGATGACCGGCGTCGGTTCCGCGCGGCTGCCCGGGGGCGAGGCGGGCGGGCCGTCCGCCGCCTCCAGCCGCAGCGTCGCCAATGCCTCCTGCGCCGGGCGCGCGGTCGTGCTGCCGGGCACCTCCGGCGTCTGACCGGCCGCGTCATCCTGCGCCGCCAGCGGCGCGGGGGCCTCTCCGGTGCGCGGCAGTGGCACCGCGCGGGCGGCGGCGTCCGGGTCAGAGGCCTGCGGCGCATCCGGTTCGGCGCCACCGGCAAGGCCCGGGTCCGGCTCGGATTGCGCATCCGGGCCGGTTCCTTCCGGAACCGTGGCGGTGCCGGGCGCGGCGGGCGTCTGCGACAGGGCCTGCGGGCTTTCCAGCGCGGCGACAAGATCGGCGGGCGCGACGATCACCTCGTTCTCGGACAGCAGCGTCTCGCCATCTACGGACATACGCAGGGCCAGAACGGCCCCCGACTGCGGCAGATCCACGAAGGCCGAGAACTTGCCGTCCCTGCCCACGTCGACGGTTTCGACCGGTGTGCCATTCACCAGAAGCTCCAGCAGGGCGCCCGGCGCGGCGGCCCCGGCCACCAGCGCGGCCCCATCGGTTTCGGCCCGCACAAGGTCGAAGACCGGCGCGGCGACGGACAGGATGCTGGTTGCAGGCTCGGGCGACTGATCGGCAGGGACCGGGTCCACCTCGGCAGCCTCTATTGCGGGATCAGAGTCGGAAGCCGGGTTTGACAAGGCGGCTTCCACGGCGGGATCGGCGTCGGGGGATGGGTCGGCCTCGACAGCCTTCGTCGCAGGATCGGCGCCGGCAGCGGGGGCGGCCCCGACGACGGAATCGGCGTCAGCGGGCGGATCGGGTTTGTCCGGCGACGCGGCCTCTTCGCCTGCCAGCGCGGGCGCCTTCGGGTCGTCGGATCCGGGCAGCGCGATCATGCCGGTGGCGATGCCCAGGGCCACCGCCCCGGCGGTCGCAGCCGCTGTCACGGCGAGGTAGAGTCCTGTCTTGCTCATGGCAGTCGTTCCGGTCACAGGCCCTTTCCGCGACCCCCATCGCGGAAAAGGGCAGTTGAGCGTGTATAAACCACTCGGTAACAAGGGTCAAAAGCGGAAAATCCACCAAGAGGCGGGCAGCCATGACAAAATCCTCAATCTGTGTCTATTGCGGTTCGCGGGCGGGCGCCCTGCCCGCCTATGCATCCGAAGCCGAAGCCCTCGGCGGCGCCATCGCGTCCGAGGGCTGGCGACTGGTCTACGGCGCCGGTGACGTGGGCCTGATGGGCACCGTCGCGCGGGCGGCTCAGGCGGGCGGCGCAGAGACCTTCGGCGTGATCCCGACACACCTGCTAAGCTTGGAAGTCGGCAAGACCGACCTGACCAAATTCATCATCACCGAGACCATGCACGAACGGAAAAAGGTCATGGTGATGAACGCCGACGCGGTGGTGGTGATGCCGGGCGGAGCGGGCTCGCTGGACGAATTCTTCGAGGTGCTGACATGGCGCCAGCTTGGCCTGCACTCGAAGCCCATCGTGCTTATGGACGTAGCGGGCTACTGGGGGCCGCTGCGCGCCCTGATGGAGCACGTCGTCGATCAGGGCTTCGCAGAACGCTCGCTGCTGGACTTCGTCCAAAGTGCCGCCTCTGCCGAAGAGGTCATGACGATCCTGCGCCGCGCCCTTTCCTGACGCAGGGTGACGGCGGTGTAGATCGCCAGCGCCGTCCAGATCATCACGAAGGCGGTGACATGCCAGCCGGTCAGAGGCTCGGCAAAGATCACCGCCGCAAGGAAGAACTGCATCGTCGGGTTGAGGTATTGCACAAGGCCCAGCGTCACCATGCTGACCTTCTGCGCCCCCGACGAGAAAAGGATCAGCGGCAGCGCGGTCAGCAGCCCCGAGAGGATCAGCAGCGCCGAGGTATAGAGGTCCTGCCCGAACAGGCCTCCGCCGCGCAGATGCACCCATGCCAGCCAAACCGCCGCGAGCGGCGTCAGGATCAGCACCTCAGAGGTGACCGAGACGACCGGGCCGACCGACAGGCTTTTCTTCAGCAGCCCGTATAGCGCGAAGGTCGAGGCCAGAAACAAGGAGATCCACGGCGCGGTGCCCAGGCCCCATGTCAGCTGCGCGACCCCTGCCGCCGCCAGCCCGATCGCCAGCCATTGCAGCGGGCCAAGGCGCTCCTTCAGCACGAAGACCCCCAGCAGGACCACCAGCAGCGGCTGGATGTAATAGCCCATCGAGGTCTCGGTCACGCGCCCGACCTGCACCGAGAAGATGAAGAAGAACCAGTTGGCCGAGATCAGCAGCGCCGCCGCCGTCAGGATCAGCGCATCGCGGCGCGAGGACATCGCCACGCGGATGCGGCTCAGCCGCCCCTGCAGGCCCAGAAGCCCGGCAAAGACCACCAGCGACCAGACGGTGCGATGCGCCAGCAGCTCCAGCGGCGGCACATGGGTCAACAGCTTGTAATAGAGCGGGGACAGGCCCCAGATGATGCAGGCGCCGATGATGGCAAGGACACCCGAGCGTTGCGTTGACATGTCACCTCCCGCCTGTACCCGGAAGACCTACGCCCGGACGCGGGGGGCTGCAAGCCGGTGACAGGGGCCGCGCGGCCCGGGGGGTGCCTGTTGCCATCGGCCTTCGCGGCGCGGCACCGCGCAGGGGCGGCGTAGCTTGGGGCAAGGATCAGCGAAAGCCGGATCTCTGGCCACTGCTTTGAAGACGCAAGGATATCGGCGCACCCTCGGCGGCGGGGATGTGATCCCGGGGATGCGTTTCAGCGCCCCCCAAACGCGAAACGCCCCGGCTTTTGCCGGGGCGCTCCGTTTCGGTCCGGTCGAGGGGCTTACAGGCGCGAGGCCACGTTTTCCCAGTTCACCAGATTGTCGAGGAAGTTCGCCAGGTAGGCCGGGCGCTTGTTGCGGAAGTCGATGTAGTAGGAATGCTCCCACACGTCGCAGCCCAGCAGCGCGGTCTGGCCGAAGCACAGCGGGTTCACGCCATTCTCGGTCTTGGTGACCTTCAGCGAGCCGTCGGTGTCCTTCACCAGCCATGCCCAGCCAGAGCCGAACTGACCGGCACCGGCAGCGGAGAACTTTTCCTTGAAGTCTTCGACGGTGCCGAAGCTTTCCTTGATGGCGGCTTCCAGCTCGGAGGGCATGCCGGCGTTGCCCGGGCCCATCATTTCCCAGAACTGGGCGTGGTTCCAGTGCTGCGACGCGTTGTTGAAGATGCCCGACTGGGCGACGGCATTGGCGTCATAGGTGCCCTTGACGATCTCTTCGACCGACTTGCCTTCCCACTCGGTGCCCGCGATCAGCTTGTTGCCGTTGTCGACATAGGCCTTGTGGTGGATATCGTGGTGATACTCCAGCGTCTCCTGGCTCATGCCCTGGCTGGCCAGCGCATCGTGTGCGTAAGGAAGATCAGGAAGTTCAAAAGCCATGAGGGGCCCCTTTCGTGTCGGTTGTGGTCTTGCGTCATACGTGTCGCGACTGCCCCCCGACGTCAAGGGTTCGTGATGGCGGAAACATGCTGGAGTCACGAAAGTTCGCGCATCTCGCATTGGCCCGCGCGTTCCTGGCGGATGCCCTGCCCGCGTCCCAGCGCCAGAACCGTGACCTGCCCCGTGCGGCGGTCGATACGGGCGCGGTAGGTCATCAGCACGCGCATGTTGAAGGCCGCGCGCATCCGCACCTGCCAGTGCACGGTGATCTCTGCATCTGTGCCCTCTACCCGGCCCTCGGCGGGCTGACCGTCGTTGAAATGCAGGATCCCGGCGTCCGAGATCACCACCCGCCCGCTGCGCGTGTCGTGGCCGAAGAAAATCAGCGGCTGCACCCAGTCGCGTTCGCGCGACTGCGGGAAATGACACTGATAGGCCATGACGCTGGCCGCCGCCGGGGCGGTCAGGGCTGCCAGAGCGAGGAAAGCAAGGGCGATCCGGCGCATGGCGGCTCCTTTACCGGGGCGGGGTCTATTTGAGAATATCGGCCCCCGCGCCCGGCAAGGCAACCGCTGTCGGAAATTACTCCCGGAAATAGCCGACGGCGCTGTTCGGCGCGGCGGCAGTCTTGATCAGGGCAAACATGTACTCGGCCACCGAGCGGAAGCAGAAAAGCTGCACCGTCTGGGCGTCGTGCATCCACAGGCCCGCCGCGACCTGCCCGACCTTGGTGCGGCGCAGTTCCCCGGGCCCGAAGGCCTCGGGCGAGAGGTCGGCGGGCGTCAGCTTGGCCAGCACCTCGCGCACCATCGGGCCGGTCAGCAGGAAATGCGCCCGCATGTCCGAGACATCGGCCACGAGGGCATGACCGCCGCTCAACTGGCCCTGAAGATCCACGGCGGCCTGCGCTGCCTCGGTCCGGGGCAGCAGAAGCAGCAGCTCGTCCGGCGACATCCACAGGATTCCGCGCTCGCCGTTCGCCGCCGCGCCGCGCTGTGCGGGCATGTCGACGCCGGTCAGCCCGGTCGCGGCGTTCTTCAGCGCCGCGGTGGCAAGGTCGCCCCGGATCAGGACGCAACCCTGCGGCCCGTGTTCGGAGATATGGCACAGCCCCTCGAAAGAGGCGCCGCCCAGCGGCAGGACAGGATCAGACATTCTGCTTCTCTCCTTCGGGGTCGAAGAACACCGCCGAGACGATGCGCGCGCGCATCTTGGTCTCGCCGTCTTCCTTCATGAAATCGATCTCTTCGCCCATGCGATCCGGGCCGTTGTGGACGAGGCCCATGGCGATGCCACGGTCCAGCGTCGGCGAGTAGTAGGACGAGGTCACGCGGCCCTGCGTCTTGCGCTGGCCGTTGGGCGTCTGGCCCTCTGCCACCGCCAGCGCGCCGTCCGGCAGGACGGAGCCGTCGAGCGTTTCCAGCCCCACAAGCTGCCAGCGGTCCGGGTTGGCCATGTGGCTGCGGGTCTGGGCGCGCTTGCCGAGGTAGTCCTCTTTCTTCTTCGAGATCGCCCAGCCGAGGCCCAGATCCTGCGGGATCACGGTGCCGTCAGTCTCGTCGCCGATCATGATGAAGCCCTTCTCGGCCCGCATGACGTGCAGCGCCTCGGTGCCGTAGGGGGTCGCGTTGAACTCTTCGCCCGCCGCGTGCAGCATCTCCCACAGGGCGAGGCCCTGCGCGGCGGGTGCCGCGATCTCGTAGCTGAGTTCGCCCGAGAAGGAGATCCGGTAGACCCGCACCGGGATGCCGGCAAGGCGCCCGTCGGCCCATGTCATGAAGGGCATCGCCTCTTTCGACAGGTCCATGCCGCCGAGCTTTTCCAGCACCTTGCGGGCGTTGGGGCCGACCACGGCGATCTGCGCGTATTGCTCGGTCACGTTGGCGGTGTAGACCTTCCAGTCCCACCACTCGCACTGCAGCCAGTCTTCCATGTGGGCATGGATGCTGTCCGCGCCGCCGGTTGTGGTGTGGCAGAGGAAGGTGTCCTCGTCGATCCGCGCCACGACACCGTCGTCCATCAGGAAGCCGTTCTCGTTGCACATCAGGCCATAGCGGCATTTGCCGACCGGCAGGGTGCTCATCATGTTGGTGTAGAGGATGTCGAGGAAGCGGCCCGCGTCCGGCCCCTTGACGATGATCTTGCCCAGCGTCGAGGCATCCAGCAGGCCGAGGCTGTCGCGCGTGGCCTTGATCTCGCGCGTGACGGCGTCGTGCTTGCTTTCGCCCGCCTTGGGGAAGCAGTAGGGGCGGCGCCAGTGGCCGACCGGCTCCCACGCGGCGCCATGCGCCTCGTGCCACGCGTGCATCGGGGTCTTGCGCAGCGGCAGGAAGGTCGCGCCGCGCGCCTCGCCCGCGATCGCCCCCATCGAGATGGGCGTGTAGGGCGGGCGGAAGGTGGTGGTGCCGACGTCGGGGATGTTGGTGCCCAACGCACCCGACAGGATCGCCAGACCGTTGATGTTGGACAGTTTTCCCTGATCGGTCGCCATGCCCAGCGTGGTGTAGCGCTTGGCATGTTCGACAGATTCGAAGCCCTCGCGGGCCGCAAGCTGCACGTCCGTGACCTTTACGTCGTTCTGGAAATCCAGCCAGGATTTCATCTTCAGATCATGGCCGGCACCCTGCGGCATGAGCCAGACCGCCATGATGGGCGCTTCGCCCGGTGCGTCGCTTTCGGGCGCGTCCCCGCGCGTGACCTTGGCGCCCAGCCCTTCGGCGGCGTCGAAACCCGCGCGGATGGCGTCCTTGAGGATCGTGCCGGTCAGCAGGTGGCCGTTGGCCGCACCCGCGATGCTGACGAAGGCGGAGCCGTCGGCGCCGGTGGGCAGGCGGTCGTGATCGGGGCGGAAGCAGACGGTCTCGGGATCCCACAGCAGCTTGCCGCCGCAATGCGACCACAGGTGCACCGCCGGGGACCAGCCGCCGGACATGGCGACCACGTCGCAGGCGACCTCTTCGACCATGGCGCCCTCGCCGGCCTGCGAGCAGACCACGACGCCCTCGACGCGCTTGCCGCCCTTGACCTTGGCCACGGCCATGCCTTCGAGCACGCGGATGCCCGCTGCCTTGGCCTCTGCCACCAGAGCGGAGTCGATGGGCAGCACGCGGGTGTCGATGATCGCGGGAACCTGCAGGCCCGCCTTCTTCACCGCCAACGCGGTGCGGTAGGCGTCGTCGTTGTTGGTCACGACCACCGTGCGGTCGCCCGACGACACGCCGTAGTTGACGATGTAGTCACGCACCGCCGAGGCCAGCATGACGCCCGGAATGTCGTTGCCCGCAAAGGCGATGGGGCGCTCGAGCGCGCCGGTCGCCAGCAGGATGTGCCCGGCCCGGACCCGCCACAGGCGATGGCGCGGAGCGCCGCTGCCCGGAACGTGGTCGGCGACCTTCTCATACCCCAGCGCATAGCCGTGATCGTAGACCCCCGATCCCATGCAGCGGGTGCGGATGGTCACATTGGGCATGGCCTCCAGCGCGGTGCGGGTCTCTGCGATCCACTCCTCCACCGGCTTGCCGCCGATCATGCCGCCGTCGACCGGGGCACGGCCCCCGAGATGCGGCTCCATCTCCATCAGCAGGACCTTGAGGCCCGAGGCCCCGGCGGCCAGAGCGGCCTGAAGGCCTGCCACGCCGCCGCCGACGATCAGCAGGTCGGTGTGGACATGAAAGTGCTCGTAGATGTCGGGGTCGCGAGTCTCCGGGTCCGGCGCCTTGCCCAGACCGGCGGACTTGCGGATGAAGGGTTCGTAGACGTGCTTCCACAGCGGACGCGGGTGGATGAACATCTTGTAGTAGAAGCCCGCGGTCAGGAAGCGGCTGAAGAAGCCGTTGAGCGCGCCGATATCGGTTTCCAGAGAGGGCCAGCGGTTCTGCGAGGTGGCAGTCAGCCCCTCGAAGACCTCGGTCATGGTCACGCGCTGGTTCGGCTCGTGGGTGTTGCCCTCTCCGAGGTTCACCAGACCATTGGGCTCTTCCGCGCCCGAGGCGAGGATGCCGCGCGGGCGGTGGTACTTGAAGGACCGCCCGACCAGCATCTGGTCGTTGGCCAGCAGCGCCGAGGCCAGCGTGTCGCCGGCAAGGCCCGTCAGGCGCTTGCCGTCGAAGGTGAAGGGAACCCGGGTGGAACGGTCGATGAGGCGTCCGCCCTGTGCCAGTCTGGTGCTCATTCAACCCCCCTTGCGCCCGTGGCAGGCGCGGATTCGAGTATTTTTGCAGAGAAGAAGGTCATTCGGTCACGCCGGCTTGAACAGGTCGCGCCAGGAAAATCCGGGTTTGGTGCCCCGGATCTCGTCGACGATGGACGCGGGCGGCTCTGTCGTCTGGGCCGCGTAGGTCCCGAAAACCTGCAGCGTGGTGGTGTCGCGTGCGGCGAGGAACCACTTGCCGCAGCCGTAGGCGTGGCGCCAGCGCTCGAAATGCACGCCGCGCGGGTTCTCGCGCAGGAAGAGGTAGCCTTCGAAGTCGGCGTCCTCGCTGCCGGGACCGAAGCGCTTCAGATGCGCCTCGCCGCCGGGGCTGAGTTCGGTTTCATCGGCCATGACGCCGCAGTAGGGGCATTCGAGTGTCAGCATGGGACCACCTTCTTGCGGAGGGAACGCGGGGCTTCGGTGTGACTGCGGGACATGCAAAGGGCCGGGATACCCATCGGCATCCCGGCCCGGGCCGCCCCGGAGCGGGGCAGCGTCACGAGCGAAGCGTTACTGGTCTGCGGCAGGCGCAGCGGCTTCGGGGTCGGCTGCGGGTGCAGCGTCGTCAGCCGCCGGAGCAGCGGCTTCCGGTGCATCGGCAGGCGCGGTTGCGGCCGGGGCGTCAGCGGCCGGTGCGGTTGCGGCCGGGGCATCGCCCTGGATGGTGACATTGACGTCATCCGCCGGCGCGGTGACAGGCTCACCGCCGGTGCCGAAGATGACGTAGGCAAGGACTGCCACGACGACGACGACGATGCCCACGATGAACGCCAGGCCGGAATTGCTACGGCCCGTGCTGTGCGTGGTTGTGGTCGAGCTGTGGCCGGTGCCGTAAGCGGGGTTGCGGTCGGCGGCAGTGGTGTGGGTGTGGGTGGTATCAGCCATTGGTCTGTTCCTTCTCCATGTTCCGTTGAAGGCGAAACACGGGAGGTACAGATCCGGTTCCCGGGGGTTTCGGGGGCCGGCGGAAAACTGCGCGGGTCTTTGCCGATCATGGTCTGGGCGGCGGCGGGATGCATCAGTGCGCGACCCCGGCGGCGACGCTTTCGTCGATGAAGCGGCCTTCGCGGAAACGGCCCAGCGAGAACTCGTCGCAAAGCGGCGCGTGGCCCTTTGCCATCAGTTCGGCGAAGCCCCAGCCGGAACCGGGAATGGCCTTGAAGCCGCCGGTGCCCCAGCCGCAGTTGATGAAGATGCCCTCGACCGGGGTCTTCGACAGGATCGGAGAGCGGTCGCCGGTCATGTCCACGATGCCGCCCCACT
This region of Ponticoccus alexandrii genomic DNA includes:
- a CDS encoding LysM peptidoglycan-binding domain-containing protein; the encoded protein is MSKTGLYLAVTAAATAGAVALGIATGMIALPGSDDPKAPALAGEEAASPDKPDPPADADSVVGAAPAAGADPATKAVEADPSPDADPAVEAALSNPASDSDPAIEAAEVDPVPADQSPEPATSILSVAAPVFDLVRAETDGAALVAGAAAPGALLELLVNGTPVETVDVGRDGKFSAFVDLPQSGAVLALRMSVDGETLLSENEVIVAPADLVAALESPQALSQTPAAPGTATVPEGTGPDAQSEPDPGLAGGAEPDAPQASDPDAAARAVPLPRTGEAPAPLAAQDDAAGQTPEVPGSTTARPAQEALATLRLEAADGPPASPPGSRAEPTPVIASADPDAPHVPGAEETAALGALPHDPLIDARSQTAAAAAPGAPSDGPTVLVSGPRGVEALQTAPLSPGDVALDSISYDAEGDVLLSGRGEDTGFVRVYLDNTPVSTSRIREDGRWRVVLPEIDTGTYTLRVDQLDAQGGVTARVESPFLRESAEALEAATALAQGPITSVIVQPGNTLWGISKGRYGDGLDYVRIYEANRDRIRDPDLIYPGQLFDLPETRTE
- a CDS encoding TIGR00730 family Rossman fold protein, which produces MTKSSICVYCGSRAGALPAYASEAEALGGAIASEGWRLVYGAGDVGLMGTVARAAQAGGAETFGVIPTHLLSLEVGKTDLTKFIITETMHERKKVMVMNADAVVVMPGGAGSLDEFFEVLTWRQLGLHSKPIVLMDVAGYWGPLRALMEHVVDQGFAERSLLDFVQSAASAEEVMTILRRALS
- the rarD gene encoding EamA family transporter RarD — encoded protein: MSTQRSGVLAIIGACIIWGLSPLYYKLLTHVPPLELLAHRTVWSLVVFAGLLGLQGRLSRIRVAMSSRRDALILTAAALLISANWFFFIFSVQVGRVTETSMGYYIQPLLVVLLGVFVLKERLGPLQWLAIGLAAAGVAQLTWGLGTAPWISLFLASTFALYGLLKKSLSVGPVVSVTSEVLILTPLAAVWLAWVHLRGGGLFGQDLYTSALLILSGLLTALPLILFSSGAQKVSMVTLGLVQYLNPTMQFFLAAVIFAEPLTGWHVTAFVMIWTALAIYTAVTLRQERARRRIVMTSSAEAALWTKSSSERSAKP
- a CDS encoding superoxide dismutase; this translates as MAFELPDLPYAHDALASQGMSQETLEYHHDIHHKAYVDNGNKLIAGTEWEGKSVEEIVKGTYDANAVAQSGIFNNASQHWNHAQFWEMMGPGNAGMPSELEAAIKESFGTVEDFKEKFSAAGAGQFGSGWAWLVKDTDGSLKVTKTENGVNPLCFGQTALLGCDVWEHSYYIDFRNKRPAYLANFLDNLVNWENVASRL
- a CDS encoding sarcosine oxidase subunit gamma, encoding MSDPVLPLGGASFEGLCHISEHGPQGCVLIRGDLATAALKNAATGLTGVDMPAQRGAAANGERGILWMSPDELLLLLPRTEAAQAAVDLQGQLSGGHALVADVSDMRAHFLLTGPMVREVLAKLTPADLSPEAFGPGELRRTKVGQVAAGLWMHDAQTVQLFCFRSVAEYMFALIKTAAAPNSAVGYFRE
- a CDS encoding sarcosine oxidase subunit alpha family protein, yielding MSTRLAQGGRLIDRSTRVPFTFDGKRLTGLAGDTLASALLANDQMLVGRSFKYHRPRGILASGAEEPNGLVNLGEGNTHEPNQRVTMTEVFEGLTATSQNRWPSLETDIGALNGFFSRFLTAGFYYKMFIHPRPLWKHVYEPFIRKSAGLGKAPDPETRDPDIYEHFHVHTDLLIVGGGVAGLQAALAAGASGLKVLLMEMEPHLGGRAPVDGGMIGGKPVEEWIAETRTALEAMPNVTIRTRCMGSGVYDHGYALGYEKVADHVPGSGAPRHRLWRVRAGHILLATGALERPIAFAGNDIPGVMLASAVRDYIVNYGVSSGDRTVVVTNNDDAYRTALAVKKAGLQVPAIIDTRVLPIDSALVAEAKAAGIRVLEGMAVAKVKGGKRVEGVVVCSQAGEGAMVEEVACDVVAMSGGWSPAVHLWSHCGGKLLWDPETVCFRPDHDRLPTGADGSAFVSIAGAANGHLLTGTILKDAIRAGFDAAEGLGAKVTRGDAPESDAPGEAPIMAVWLMPQGAGHDLKMKSWLDFQNDVKVTDVQLAAREGFESVEHAKRYTTLGMATDQGKLSNINGLAILSGALGTNIPDVGTTTFRPPYTPISMGAIAGEARGATFLPLRKTPMHAWHEAHGAAWEPVGHWRRPYCFPKAGESKHDAVTREIKATRDSLGLLDASTLGKIIVKGPDAGRFLDILYTNMMSTLPVGKCRYGLMCNENGFLMDDGVVARIDEDTFLCHTTTGGADSIHAHMEDWLQCEWWDWKVYTANVTEQYAQIAVVGPNARKVLEKLGGMDLSKEAMPFMTWADGRLAGIPVRVYRISFSGELSYEIAAPAAQGLALWEMLHAAGEEFNATPYGTEALHVMRAEKGFIMIGDETDGTVIPQDLGLGWAISKKKEDYLGKRAQTRSHMANPDRWQLVGLETLDGSVLPDGALAVAEGQTPNGQRKTQGRVTSSYYSPTLDRGIAMGLVHNGPDRMGEEIDFMKEDGETKMRARIVSAVFFDPEGEKQNV
- a CDS encoding sarcosine oxidase subunit delta, yielding MLTLECPYCGVMADETELSPGGEAHLKRFGPGSEDADFEGYLFLRENPRGVHFERWRHAYGCGKWFLAARDTTTLQVFGTYAAQTTEPPASIVDEIRGTKPGFSWRDLFKPA